attttaatttaagtgATCAATAAAACTTGGCCGTTCATGAAGTGTGTGTCTGAAActtttaaaagtaaataaaatgaGTTGTGTATTTGTAACTAAGTACTAGTGAGTGTTACTTATTGATATATCAGTTTGTATTTGTGAATTGTAACTACCAGTTACCAATCAGTGTTGTGATGTATTTGGTTTAGACAAGAGAATatgatattaattttatatcttTCATGGAATAATGGCCATCAAATCATTTTTGCATGGCAATGAATTTTCTTGAAAAGCTTGACTAAAAAGAGAATGGCttgaacaacaacaactcaatATGGCTTAACTGAATTCAACTAAGTAGGAAGATGGGATGATGTTAAGTAATCATTGTTTCAGATGGATCACAGTCATGCATGTGACATAgttgttttgaattttggtGCATTTGTTTGCATATGTGTAAGCCACAAAAACTCTGTTTTTTCCCTGTTTTGGACGCCTACTTCTTCTGCTTCCATGCATTCATCATTGCTTTCCAGCTGTGACCGTATCCAACAAACCTACAATTCTTTTCTTCAATTTGCAGTTGTTGCATCCAAAACACGCGGTGTTATAGTGAACACATTTGAGGACTTATTAGAACCAAGACGCCTCAAAGCAAATTCCGAAGGTTCATGCACGCATGCTCATTTGTCCAACACCACCAGTTTTCTACGTGGGACCTTCACTTgcaacaaaatcaaaatcacaAACACGTGTTGTGCGTGATAATGAATGCACGAGTTGCTTGAACATGAAAACCTAGTAAAAGTGAGTGTTGTCTTTCTTTGTTTTAGAAGCATGCACGACGTTTATGTACTGTTATCCAAAGAGCAGTAACATGAAATGGCCTATCCGTTGGAGAGAAGTAGCCAAAGGTTCTTGTGGCTCGTGTGAAAGCTAGTTACGGTTGCCATGGATGAAGATGAGTCTTCTCATCTTGCATTCAGTATTCACCCACCTTCTCAATCACATTGAATCCGCAAAAAGTACTAAAAGACCTATGTATTTCGTTATGGATCTTATAACAAATATTATACATTTTTTCACTCTAAAAATATCTTAATTAAATATGTCAAATTATCAAGATTCCAAGATTGGTTGATGGAGCTAATGAGTTATAGTTCAAATGGCATAATCTTTTTATACTCACTTAGAAATCACAAATTTAAATCTCACttctaacttaaaaaaaaaaaaaagaaaaagaggtcgGTTGATCAGTCTCAACACAACTTCTTGCAACATGTATATAGACACACATTAAGTTATACcatttataaaaaagaaaagtatagggAACTAAGTGTCTATCAGAATTGAAGAActcaattaataataattaattttaaattattttttcaaattcaaaatttgattaattgacattaatagtatttttgaatcaaaacttGTCCTAATTTATTTTCACTTTCACTCACCATTCACAACACAAACCCAGTAACCCACAAATTCTAATCCCTCTTACCAAGGTCCCACGCTGCCGCGATTTCGTCCTTGCGCCGCGAGCGTCGCCGCTGCACTATCCTCTTGCGCCATCGCTGGTCGTCCTTACATCCTTCTCCGCCACCTCATCTACCGTTCGCGCAGGAAAGACAACCACCATCGCGCTTCTATTTCACCCTACTCACGTTCCATTGCGACTCCCCATCGCTTGCCACTCGCACCCCATAACTCTCCATCCGTCGCGACACAACTACCACCAGGTCCCCATTTGCGACTCTCCACTCATTGCAACATGCCACCGCGAGTCCCCTACTGTCCACGCAATGCCGTCCAAGATGTTACCGCCGGCCGCTTTGCggctcttcttctcctcctcctatTTGGTTTTAAATggtttttttaactatttttttatgtttctttctTCTACATTTCGGataattctttttattagttttggatgattcttttttatatgttttgtatgttttttcttagaatttggatgattttttttattagttttggatgattctttttcctatatttgtatgtttttttttcttagaatttagatgattttttatcttatgttttggtgtttttgttttttggaatttcaaaattttttttggaaagaaaaattaattagtgtttgCATAATAAATGGTAAAAGATAAATTAGAGTAAGAGggaattaataattattaattttgtatcttttaaaaaaattaaataatcacTAATTAATGACAATTAGTAtagaatataatttaaaaatatttattggcTTATTGTTGACTAGACTCCTCTTAATTTTCTAGCAtgacaattataaaaaaatttcatctactaaattaattatttatatataatatattaaaagtaaatttaataaaatatatttatatataaatatataatagttaaaTTTAATGAACGAGTTTAATGTGAACATGGTATTTTTTCTAAAATCACAATTATTTGTGTATTCATGTATATCAAATCAATGTCATAATTAAGTCTATGTGCTAGTTAATACTAAACATAGTGCGATACATGAGACTAACTAGTTTTCTATAGattaaaaagattaaatatGATGGatattcaataaaaattttataattattttcaggtaatttttttattattgaacaGTGAATAATAAAGTTAAATtgtaatatattataaaaatattatttttatttaaaatataacgaaataaatatatcatacttattttaagtatatttatgaaaagatatattttatatctttattaATTAGTAGGGTAGGTGCAAAAAGTATTATCTAGTATATTAAATGCATCATGCCTGGATGTGTACAAAAAGCTAAATATAGTATTAATAAAGCTAAATATAtaagtaataataattttgttgacTGCACTAATGCACTAACTAACgagttataatttaaataatataatttttgagGAGTGTTAGAGATCGGTAACTTTTGTGATTTATAATTATCAAGTAGttattaatgatatttttaatgATATGAGATTTTATAGTATAAgattactcatttttcttttgttaggCCAGAATTTAATAAAGTTACTGACCCCTACACTTTtctatagtatttttatattcactTAAAAGATAGGGTTTTGAGTCTCCCTATCttctgtaaaaaaaaaaaaaaaaaaattgtttatggcAACTCCAAAACATTAAGTCATTGACTATTTAACAagagtcaaaaaaaaaaaaaaaaaaacagctgTAGATATCAAGAGTAGACATGTATAATTCAAGGTTCATTGTGTGTTTATGCCGATGGATCCAAGTTGTGGAGCCACATTTATGGTTATCGTGGTGTTGATGTTGCATGTTGGAGTGACTGGGTGCATTAAGAGACAGAGGGGAGTATAGAATGGATCGTCCTCATTGATCAAAGTTGAAAGTTCAAGCATGGATAACTGTATATCAAAGAAGATGGTGAAGGTAGGGTCATTTACCTTGACCTGTTGATGGATAGAATCCAATTAGTTTCGCTTAGTTACTTATTGTTAAAAGAAGTGATTTGATAGCTGAAAGTGTTGCAAGGCATCTTCCATATATCTGCATTGAAAAGAACGACCTTTCACAATTAATGACTACgcggaaagaaagaaaaatacgGGTGTAGGAATGGCTAACAGCAGCGCTTATATATGTGATGATTTGCATTGCTACCACACTCAGCCAAGTATCATTCTCGATTTCATACTTCACTTGTGATGAGCGTGGTCATGATGAGGATGAATCTGAATCTTGTTCCGTTCATGATTCTGATTGAAACTGTATTACTATTTATTACGATGCTGCTGTTGGCAGGAGGAGTAGGAGGAGAGGTGAAGTGCGCAGAGCGGGAGAGGCGAGCATTGCTGGATTTCAAGGCCGCCATGGTTGATGATTATGGCATGCTCTCGTCGTGGAAGGGTCGTGATTGCTGCCATTGGAACGGTGTTGGCTGCAGCAACCTCACTGCCCATGTAATCAGTCTGGACCTTCACGGTGACTCCATCGGAAATGAATATTTCTACTTTGAACGATTTTTGAGAGGTAAGATTCCCAGCTCGTTAGTGGCATTGCAGCACCTCAGGTACTTGAACCTCAGTTTCAATGGTTTTGAAGACTACCATATCCCTGAATTCTTTGGTAACCTCACCAGCTTGAGGTATCTTGACCTGTCCAATTGTTACTTTGATGGAAGAATTCCAAGTCAAATTGGATCTCTTTCACATTTAACATACTTGAATCTTCATGCGAATAACTTAGAGGATTCAATCCCTTATCAACTTGGAAATCTGACCAAGTTGCAGTATCTTGATCTCTCAAGAAATGCTTTACAGGGAATAATACCATCTCAACTTGGGAACCTTTCAAGCTTGCATGAGCTTTACCTTGACAGTACACGTGGTTCTCTCAAAATGAATGATGATGGACAATGGTTATCCACTCTTACCTCTTTAACCCATCTTGACTTGCGCTCTATATTGAATCTCAGCATTTCTTATAACTGGATACAAGCCATCAGTAATATCTCCACACTAAAAGAACTCAGCCTATTCGATTGTGCACTTTCAGATCATTTTATCTCTTCACAAACACTAAGACTTTCCAAGTTCAAATTTCCTAATTCTCTTTCAATCTTGCGTCTTTCTTATAACACCTTCACTTCTTCCCTGTTATTCCAATGGTTGTCCAATGTCACTTCCAACCTTGTTGAACTTCACCTTGAACTTGACCTTGTTTCCGGCCTCTTAAGGAGTTCCACACCTGCCACATCAAATCATTTTGACATCACAATGCAATCACTTGAGCGGCTTCACATATATTATTATCAAATCAGAGCCAGGGATTTCAAATCCTTTGCGAATATATGCACCTTATCTTTTTTACAGGTCTTTGGTAGCGATTTGACTGAAGATTTGGAATCAGTTCTTCATAATCTCTCAGCTGGCTGTGTCACTCACTCACTTCAAGAGTTGTATTTGGGCTATAACCAGATGACTGGCTTAATACCTGATGACCTTTCAATATTCCCATTTTTAAAAGAGTTGGTCCTTTCGGGTAATCAGTTAAGAGGGAAAATACCTGACAATATCAGGTTGCCATCTCAGTTGAAGGCTTTGTCCATCAGTTCGAACTCTATACAAGGTGGAATTCCAAAGTCATTTGGAAACATATGTAGTCTCGCATCATTAGACTTGTCCCACAACACTTTGACGGGAGAGCTTCCAGTTGCAATCCACCACTTGTCTGGATGCGCAAGATACTCACTCCAATATTTGAATCTCAAAGATAACCAATTCAACGGAACTTTGCCTGACATCTCAATTTTCCCATCTTTAACTGATTTATATTTGTCTCAAAATAAGCTAAATGGGAAGGTTCCTGAAGGAATTCAATTTCCGTCACAGTTGGAGACATTGATCATGAACTCAAACTCTTTGGAAGGGGTGATCACAAACTCTCAGTTTCATAATTTGTCTAAGTTGAAGGTCTTGGGCTTATCTGGCAActcctttgttttgaaaattaatcGTGACTGGATTCCACCTTTTCAGCTGCAAGCGATAATGTTGCAGCATTGTAAATTGGGTCCCTATTTTCCAAAATGGTTGAAGACACAGAAAAGATTAATGCGGCTTGATATTTCCAATGCTGCCATTTCGGATATCACTCCAAATTGGTTTTGGGCTCTATCAACAAGGCTAGTCAGCATGAACATTTCATACAATAATCTCAGTGGTGTGATTCCAGATTTTCCATTAAGATTTACAGAATACCCTTCCATATCTCTAGCTGTAAACCATTTTGAAGGCCCAATCCCGCCATTTTTACGTAGAGCTCAATCCCTTGATCTCTCTAGCAATAAATTTTCAGATTTGGCTCTTTTTGTATGTACCAATGATACAGCTGAAAGATTAGGCCAACTAGATAtttcaaataatattttctCAGGCCAAATCCCAAACTGTTGGAGCAACTTCAAATCATTGGCCTATATAGATGTGAGTAGCAATAATTTCTCTGGACAAGTTCCCTCTTCAATGGGATTAGCTGTTAAGCTTCATGTATTGATATTGAGAAACAATAGCTTGACAGGAGGGCTTCCCATTTCACTGAAGAATTGTACAAACTTAGTGATGCTAGATGCAGGAGACAACAGGTTATCAGGAATTATTCCTCCTTGGATTGGAAGCAGCTTACAACAATTGGAGATGTTAGGCTTGCGAGAAAATCTCCTTTCTGGAAGTGTACCATCAGCTTTTTGTTCTCTTACAagccttcacttcttggatcTATCAGGTAACCATATAAAGGGACAAATTCCAAAATGTTTCAAGAATTTCACAGCAATGGCTCATGAAGAGATCATACAAGATCCTTTCTCTCATTCTTATACTGTTCGCCACATTAATGGCCCCAGGTATCTCTATAATTATGACATAATTACTTTGTTGATGTGGAAAGGTACAGAACAAAATTTCAACAATGATAAGTTACTTCTAAAAGGTATTGATCTCTCAAGTAATCACTTGTCAGGAGACATTCCATCAGAGCTTGAGAATTTGGTGGAGCTAGTTTCATTGAATTTATCAAGAAATAACTTGACAGGAAAAATTCCTTCAGGAATTGGAAGGTTGTTATCATTGGAGTCTCTTGATTTGTCAAGAAACCATTTATTTGGCTCCATTCCTTCTAGTCTTGCACAAATTAGTTTTCTCTCTGTGTTGGATCTATCACATAATAATTTGTCTGGACAAATTCCAACTGGCACACAGTTGCAGAGTTTCAATGCCTCAAGCTACGAAGAAAATCAAGGTCTTTGTGGGCTACCTCTTGAAAAGCTGTGTTTTGTAAAAGAACCGCATCAAGAATCTGTGGTTAAAACCCAACATGAGAATGATGGTTTTATTC
The genomic region above belongs to Arachis stenosperma cultivar V10309 chromosome 5, arast.V10309.gnm1.PFL2, whole genome shotgun sequence and contains:
- the LOC130981547 gene encoding receptor-like protein EIX2; amino-acid sequence: MMRMNLNLVPFMILIETVLLFITMLLLAGGVGGEVKCAERERRALLDFKAAMVDDYGMLSSWKGRDCCHWNGVGCSNLTAHVISLDLHGDSIGNEYFYFERFLRGKIPSSLVALQHLRYLNLSFNGFEDYHIPEFFGNLTSLRYLDLSNCYFDGRIPSQIGSLSHLTYLNLHANNLEDSIPYQLGNLTKLQYLDLSRNALQGIIPSQLGNLSSLHELYLDSTRGSLKMNDDGQWLSTLTSLTHLDLRSILNLSISYNWIQAISNISTLKELSLFDCALSDHFISSQTLRLSKFKFPNSLSILRLSYNTFTSSLLFQWLSNVTSNLVELHLELDLVSGLLRSSTPATSNHFDITMQSLERLHIYYYQIRARDFKSFANICTLSFLQVFGSDLTEDLESVLHNLSAGCVTHSLQELYLGYNQMTGLIPDDLSIFPFLKELVLSGNQLRGKIPDNIRLPSQLKALSISSNSIQGGIPKSFGNICSLASLDLSHNTLTGELPVAIHHLSGCARYSLQYLNLKDNQFNGTLPDISIFPSLTDLYLSQNKLNGKVPEGIQFPSQLETLIMNSNSLEGVITNSQFHNLSKLKVLGLSGNSFVLKINRDWIPPFQLQAIMLQHCKLGPYFPKWLKTQKRLMRLDISNAAISDITPNWFWALSTRLVSMNISYNNLSGVIPDFPLRFTEYPSISLAVNHFEGPIPPFLRRAQSLDLSSNKFSDLALFVCTNDTAERLGQLDISNNIFSGQIPNCWSNFKSLAYIDVSSNNFSGQVPSSMGLAVKLHVLILRNNSLTGGLPISLKNCTNLVMLDAGDNRLSGIIPPWIGSSLQQLEMLGLRENLLSGSVPSAFCSLTSLHFLDLSGNHIKGQIPKCFKNFTAMAHEEIIQDPFSHSYTVRHINGPRYLYNYDIITLLMWKGTEQNFNNDKLLLKGIDLSSNHLSGDIPSELENLVELVSLNLSRNNLTGKIPSGIGRLLSLESLDLSRNHLFGSIPSSLAQISFLSVLDLSHNNLSGQIPTGTQLQSFNASSYEENQGLCGLPLEKLCFVKEPHQESVVKTQHENDGFIQAFFASMGLGFFVGFWGIFGTILFHRSWRHAYFRFLNNITEKVMSRWQRW